AAAGCGGCAATCTAGCCGCGGCGCTGGAGCAATACCGGCGGGCTCTGGAGCTCGACCCGGACTACGCCAGCGCCCACGCCAACCGCGCCCAGGTGCTCGCCGCCCAGGGCCGCCTGGACGAGGCGGCGGCGGCCTTCCGGCGGTCGGTGGAGCTCGATCCCGACAATCCCCAGACCTTGACCAACTACGCCACCGTGCTGGCGGATCTGGGCCAGGTAGGCGACGCCGTCACCCTGCTGCGCCGGGCGGTGCGCCTCGCCCCGGGCCTACCTCAGGCCCGCTTCTTCCTCGGCCTGGGCCTGCTCAGCACCGGCGACCGCAACGGCGCCATCGAGCAATACCAGGCCCTCACCCAGCTGGCTCCCGGAATGGCGGAGCAGCTGGGCCGGGAGATTCAGGCGGCGGGGCCCTGAGTCGGTTTTCCATCGAAATGGTGGGCGCCAGCCCACCTTCTCCTCGTTCCCACGGTCCACCGTGGGAACCCAGGGGAGACGCTCCAGCGTCGGGGGCGGGGGAGGAGTCAGGCTCGTCAGGGAGATCTCACGACGAACACCAGCGCGCCCCGCTGGAGCGGGGCCTCGGCATCAACGCGTAACTCAGCGTAGTTGGTTCCCACGCTAGAGCATGGGAACCAGGGAACCAGGAAAATCCGGCTCGCAGAACCTGCTTCACCACATCCTCCCTCCGGAGCCAGCGGAGCTGGCGGGACCTGAGTAGCCCGGGGATTGGATCCCCGGGCGGAGGTGCCGAGACCCCAATCCTTCCTGCTCGCACGCTGGAGCGAGTCAGCGGCCGCCCTCGGCCTCCGCCCGCTGGCGCCACTTGTCCGCCCCTTCGGCGTTCCCCAAGCGTTCCAGCGTGTCGGCGGCGAGGCGGTAGGTCGCCGGGTCCGGGCGGGCTTCCACCATGCGTTCCATCAGCGGCTCGATGCGCTCGAAGCGGCGGGTGGCGGCGTAGAGGAGGGCTAGCTGCGCATAGGGCTGGGGGTTGCGCGGGAAGAGGCGGATCTCGTCCTCGAAGGCGGCTTCGGCCTCGTCGTAGCGCTGGAGCCGCGCTAGAGCGTCGCCGCGCTTGGCCTGGAGGTTGGGAATCGGCGGGCTCTCCCCCTGGGCGATGCGCTGCCGGGCGCGGTCCAGCAAGCCGAGGGCGGAGGGGAAATCCTCCCGCAGCAGATAGATCTCCGCGGTGAGCAAGAGGCTGGGAAGCCGCGGCGGCTGCGAGGCCCCCAGGGCTCGGCGGGCTTCCACCAACGCGTTGGCCAGATCTCCCTGGGCCAAAGCCGCCCGGGCGCGTAGCTCGTGGCTGCGGGCGGCGTCAGCGCTCTCCCCCAGAGCCGCCTGGGCCGCCGCCTGCTGGGGCTGGCCCTGGGCGAGGTAGATCTCCGCCATCTCCAAAGAGATCAGCGGCTCAAGGGTGGGCAGCACCGCCAGCGCTCGCCGGCTCGCCGCCAGGGCGTCGTCGTAACGCCCCAGGGCGCGGAGCGCCGGCGCCAGCAGCAGGTGAGCGTCCTGCACCTCCGGGTTGCTGGCCAGGAGCTTCTCCAGCTCCGCCACCGCTTGCTCGAAGTCTCCCTCCGCCCGCAGATCCACCGCCCGCTGTACCGCGTCGACGATGTGCAGATTCTCCTTCGGATCCGGCCGCGGCCCGTCGGTCTCCGGCGCCGCAGCGGCCAGATAACCCAAGGCCATCAGCTGGGCCGCTTCCTCCGGATCCGCCGGCGCCGGCGCCTCGAAGCCCGAGGGGAGCTTCTCCAGCTCCCGCCGCAGCTCGAAGAAGGCGCGGCGCTCATCCTCCAAAACGTTGCGGGTCTCTTCCGGATCCTCGACGATGTCGAAGAGCTCCGGGTTGGGGGATTCGATGTAGTGGAAGCGCGAGCCAATGAGCGAGCGCAGCTCCGCCCAGCCGTAGTGGATGCGCCCGTAGAGGGTCTCGCTGAACACCCGCCGCTGGTCCAGCTCGGCGCCGCCGGGTCCCGCCAGCTCGAGCAGCGAGGTGCCTTCCAACTGTCCCGGCGGCACGATCTTGAGCATCTCCAACACCGTCGGCATGATGTCCAGCAGCTGGGCAGGGCGCTGGATCCGCACGCCGCCGCGGCGTCCCTTGGGCAGCTTGACGATCAACGGCACGTGGATCGCCTCGCGGTAGAGGAGCAGCCCGTGGCGAGCTTCCCCATGGTCCCCCAGCCCCTCGCCGTGGTCGGAGACGAAGACGATCATCGACCGGTCGTAGAGATCCTGTTCCCGCAGGAAGTCGAAGAAACCGCCGAGGATCTCGTCGGTCCAGGCGATCTCGCCGTCGTAAGGGTCCTGGTACCGGCTACGGTAGGGCTCCGGGGGCTCGTAGGGGTCGTGGGGCTCGAAGAGATGGAGGAAGTAGAAGAAGGGCTCGTCCTCGCGCTCACGAATCCACTCCTCCGCCGCCTCCACGGTCGCAGGACCGCGGCGTTCTAGGCGATCCAAAGGCCGGTCCGAGCGCACGGCGATGGCATCGTCGTAGTGGTCGAAAGCCTGTCCCAAACCGGTATCACCGCGCAGCACATAGGCGGAGACCGCCGCACCGGTGGTATAGCCGGCCTGTTTGATCAGCTGCGGCAGGGTCGGATGACGGTCGGCGTCGAAGCGGTAGCCCAGATTGTCCCGCACCCCGTGGCGGGGCGGGATCACACCACTGAGCAACGAAGCGTGGGACGGCAAGGTCAGCGGGCACGGGCTGTAAGCGTTCTCGAAGAGCAGGCTCTCGGCAGCGAGAGCATCCAAATGGGGGGTTTCGACCCCCTCGTATCCGTAAGCGGGTAGGCGATCCGCCCGCAGGGTGTCGACGGAAATGAGGATGATGGGAGCCCCGCGGAGGGCGGTGCCTGCCCGATTGCAGCCCGTAGGCCCCAAGAGCAGGAGGGCAGCCAGTGCAGCGAGAGCGATGCCGACAACCCCGAACCCGGCAGCACCGAATCCTAAATGGGCGCGGCGCCGGAGCCAGCTCCGACGAGGGAAGCTCGGCAGTGAACGCTGGGGGTGAGGCTCGGGGTTCGCAGGCATCGTCGTCGCAAGAAATTGCCAGAGGGATCGCGGCTCAAGAGTACCACCGACCTCGAATCCGCGGAGGATC
This window of the Acidobacteriota bacterium genome carries:
- a CDS encoding sulfatase-like hydrolase/transferase, with the translated sequence MPANPEPHPQRSLPSFPRRSWLRRRAHLGFGAAGFGVVGIALAALAALLLLGPTGCNRAGTALRGAPIILISVDTLRADRLPAYGYEGVETPHLDALAAESLLFENAYSPCPLTLPSHASLLSGVIPPRHGVRDNLGYRFDADRHPTLPQLIKQAGYTTGAAVSAYVLRGDTGLGQAFDHYDDAIAVRSDRPLDRLERRGPATVEAAEEWIREREDEPFFYFLHLFEPHDPYEPPEPYRSRYQDPYDGEIAWTDEILGGFFDFLREQDLYDRSMIVFVSDHGEGLGDHGEARHGLLLYREAIHVPLIVKLPKGRRGGVRIQRPAQLLDIMPTVLEMLKIVPPGQLEGTSLLELAGPGGAELDQRRVFSETLYGRIHYGWAELRSLIGSRFHYIESPNPELFDIVEDPEETRNVLEDERRAFFELRRELEKLPSGFEAPAPADPEEAAQLMALGYLAAAAPETDGPRPDPKENLHIVDAVQRAVDLRAEGDFEQAVAELEKLLASNPEVQDAHLLLAPALRALGRYDDALAASRRALAVLPTLEPLISLEMAEIYLAQGQPQQAAAQAALGESADAARSHELRARAALAQGDLANALVEARRALGASQPPRLPSLLLTAEIYLLREDFPSALGLLDRARQRIAQGESPPIPNLQAKRGDALARLQRYDEAEAAFEDEIRLFPRNPQPYAQLALLYAATRRFERIEPLMERMVEARPDPATYRLAADTLERLGNAEGADKWRQRAEAEGGR